One region of Chelonoidis abingdonii isolate Lonesome George chromosome 14, CheloAbing_2.0, whole genome shotgun sequence genomic DNA includes:
- the LOC116833210 gene encoding olfactory receptor 6C75-like yields the protein MKNQTVVVEFIIVGLSNDHHVNIILFAVLSVVFLLTVIGNIIVVTLSLVDHCLQSSMYFFLRNFSLLEICFTSVTKPRFLYSLLTERKFIPLPGCFLQLLVFFLLGTCVFFHVAIISFDRYMAICRPLRYGTIMNGRVCFQLVLGCWVMSFLFIFPPTFMVVLLPFCGPNVINHFYCDTAPLLQLSCVDTGHIEVMLLVAAVVVLPGTLTGTIISYGFIVCTVMRIPSTIGRKKAFSTCSAHLTVVVILYSSAISRYIRPGQRGTQDFDKVVSLVYCVVTQLFNPCIYALGNEQVKQALKDILGRTISKCLRIS from the coding sequence ATGAAGAACCAGACCGTGGTGGTGGAATTCATCATTGTGGGACTGTCCAACGACCACCATGTCAACATCATCCTGTTTGCGGTTCTATCAGTTGTTTTCTTATTGACTGTGATAGGAAACATCATTGTTGTCACCCTCTCTTTGGTGGACCATTGCCTCCAGTCctccatgtatttcttcctcaggAACTTCTCCCTCTTGGAAATCTGTTTCACCTCTGTCACCAAGCCCAGGTTCCTCTACAGTCTCCTGACAGAGAGAAAATTTATTCCCCTCCCTGGTTGTTTCCTTCAGCTGTTGGTTTTCTTCCTCCTGGGCACCTGTGTATTTTTCCATGTGGCTATCATATCCTTTGACCGCTACATGGCTATCTGCCGTCCCTTGCGTTACGGCACTATCATGAATGGCAGGGTCTGCTTCCAGTTAGTGCTGGGCTGCTGGGTGATGAGTTTTCTCTTCATATTTCCTCCAACGTTTATGGTTGTGCTGTTACCGTTCTGTGGCCCCAATGTCATAAACCACTTCTACTGCGACACGGCCCCATTGCTCCAACTCTCCTGTGTAGACACGGGACACATTGAGGTGATGCTCTTGGTTGCAGCTGTAGTGGTCTTACCTGGGACTTTAACAGGCACCATAATTTCCTATGGCTTTATCGTCTGTACTGTCATGCGGATCCCATCCACCATAGGAAGgaaaaaggccttttccacctgctctgCTCACCTCACAGTTGTTGTGATATTGTACAGCAGTGCCATCTCCAGGTACATCCGACCAGGTCAGCGGGGCACTCAGGACTTTGACAAAGTTGTGTCCCTGGTGTACTGTGTGGTGACGCAACTCTTTAACCCCTGCATCTACGCTCTCGGCAATGAACAAGTCAAACAGGCTCTGAAGGACATACTTGGCCGAACAATTTCTAAGTGCTTGAGGATATCATGA